TAATTATGCGGTTAAATTTTATGGAGTCAAAGAAAATCCTGTTAGAGTAACCGGAGGAGTCCAGGAGTCACCTTTATTAAAAGATAAAAAAGCAACCAATATAATAACTCCTGAAATATACAAAAGGTTTATAAGGGAGATTAAAACATTTGATAATAGTGAAATTTCACTTATATTTTCTCTACTGTATTACACTGGTTGTCGGATAGGTGAAGTATTGGCTCTAAATAGAAAAGATATAAATTTTAATGATGGAAGTATAAAGATAAATAAGACATATTCAAAAATTGATAAAAAAGGGTATATTACAAAACCAAAAACTAAATCATCAGTTAGAGTTATAAAAGTTCCAGATTTTTTGATGGATGATTTAAAGGTATATATAGATACTCTGTATGACAAGGAAATAAAAAGAATTTTTCAAGTTAGTAGAACCAATTTACATAGACGTAAAAATTTGACAATAAAAAAATTGAAACTAAAACAATTCAGCCTACATGATTTTAGGCATAGCCACGCTTCAATACTTTTTCAAAGCGGAGTAAACATTGTTAAAATTTCAAAAAGATTAGGTCATGAAAGTATAAAGATGACCTTAGATACATATTCACATTTAGTAGATACTGATGAAGATAAGGTGTTAGAAGTTTTAAATAAATTAAACAATATTTAAACTTTTGTCCCCAAATTGTCTCCACAGATTTATAAGCTCAATAAACGCAATTGTTAAAATCAAAAATGGCGCACCTAATAGGAATCGAACCCATAACCCTCTGATCCGAAGTCAGATGCTCTATCCAATTGAGCTATAGATGCAAACCAAGTAGGGTTAGTTTACCTTAATTACAGTGTTATGTCAACCAGAATTATTAATGAGGTTTAAGATTGGAGGGGAAATATGAAAAAACTATATATAATATTAATTATAATAGCATCTCTCTATGGTTGTAGTGCTAAAGAGGTAGTTCTTCCTGTAGAGATAAAATTAACAGTAATAGAAAATACAGAGACGGAGGAGAGTATACCTGTAGAATTAAAAACATTACCACTATATCAAAAAAAAATTGAATATACTGGAGAGTTACCACCAGTAGATTATTTGTTCACTAACTCCAAAGTTAATATAAGGAGTGAGGCATCGATAAATGGAAGGATCTTAGGTAGGACAAAGGTCAAAGAAAAAATAGAGGTTTTAGGAAGGGTAAACGGAGACAGGATTAGAAATAATAGGTTATGGTATAAGGTAAGATATAAAAATTATAGTGGATATCTCCATTCTTCTGTAATTGTGAAAAGAGAGTTTAGGTTCGAAGAGATGGCAAAAAGAGCAAGAAATTTAGATCTTTTTATTGCAGAAGCCGAGGTAAATAACTGGAGTACTGAAAGAATCATCCAGTACGCTCCGGGTTCTAGTGAGGAAGAGGGAACTCCTGTAGATGAGTACGGAAATAGGGGAGAGCAGAGTATTATAGGTATCTATACAAATCCAAGTGGGAAAAATTCTTTGAGACATCTTTCAGATGGAAGAATTATTGCTATAAAGGGGAAAGTTCAAGGAAAAGATCTTATAAGAATTCCAGATTCAATGAGAAAATATAGAATAGAGAGCGGGAACACTCGAAAGATTAATTTAGATAAAGGTATAAATAGAATTATAGTGATTGATTTGAAGAATCAAAATCAAGGTATCTTTTTAAAAGAAGATGACGTGTGGCAGCTAATCTCATATTCGTTGATTACAAGCGGTATAAATAATAATCGTGATTCGTATGAAACTCCAAAAGGTTATTTTTTAGTCGGAAACACAGTGAGACAAGTTATTTTTCCCTATGAAGAAAAAGTAAAAAAAGAAGATCTTGGTGAGGGAGTTGTTGAAAATATAACAGAAGAAGGGTTAAATGAAGATGATTATGAAGTAGTAAAAAAATATTCTAGAGCTAACTACGGAATAAGGTTTAGTGGAGGTGGTTATATTCATGGGATCCCGTTAAAGGATGATATAGTGGAGGAACTTGGGAATGAAAAAGCTGTAAAAGAAAGAAAAGAAAGAGCAATAATCACGTTGGGAACATATAAAAGGTCCCATAAATGCGTTAGGAGTCCAGAGGAACACGAAAGTTTTTTATACCATGACTTTGTAGGTTATGATCCAAAATATGAGGGGAAGTGGTGGAGAATTCCGAGGCAGAATGTAGCAGTTATTGTATTTTAAAGATAAAAATTCTAATTTAAAAATAATGTCAGTAGAATATCATTGATTATTAAGATATGGAGGGGATAGGATGAAAAATTATGATATTGATAAGATAAGAAATATTATATTTTTAGGACATGGGGGAAGCGGTAAAACCACTATTACTGAAGCTCTTTTAAATGTAGCTGGAGTGACCAATAGAATGGGAAATATTGAGGAAGGAAATACGATTTCAGATTTTGAAAAGGAGGAGATCCACAGAGGTTTTTCTATAAATACGTCTGTTATACCTATAGAATATTGTGGAAACAAATATAATATCTTAGACACACCTGGCCACTTTGATTTTAAAGGGGAAGTCAGTGCTGCACTCAGAGTAGCTGGAGGAGCAGTTCTTGTGGTAGATGCCACTTCTGGAATTGAGGTAGGAACAGAAAAAGCTAATAAAGTATTGGAAGAGAAAAAAATTCCAAGGGTAATCTTCATAAATAAGATGGATAAAGGATTCATTCAATACACTAAAATATTGGAGGAGCTAAAGGATACTTTTGGAAAAAAAATAGCGCCATTTTGTGTACCTATAGGTGAGAAGGAGAGCTTTGAAGGATTTGTAAATGTAGTAGATCTAAAGGGAAGAAAATTTGATGGAAAAGCCTGTGTAGATTCAGAAATTCCTGAAGGGATGCAGATTTCTTCCATAAGGGAGATGTTAGTAGAAGCTGTAGCAGAATCTAATGAAGAGCTAATGGAGAAATTCTTTAATGGGGAGGAGTTTACAGAAGAAGAGATTCACACTGGTCTTCATGCAGGTATTGTAAATGGAGACATAATACCGGTATTAGTAGGATCAGCTGTTAATTCTATAGGTATTCATACTCTATTTGATACATTTTTAAATTACATGCCTACTCCAAACGAGATGCAAGATGGAGAGAGAGTAGGGGAAGATCCTAAAACGTCTGAACTTAAAATTAAAAAGGTAGCTGTTGATGATACATTTTCTGCTATTGTATTTAAGACAATAGTAGATCCATTTGTAGGGAGGATATCGTTATTTAAGGTAAATTCTGGAGTATTAAAAACAGATATGGAAATATTTAATACAAATAAGAATAAGAAAGAAAAAATATCTAATTTGTTTTTTCTCAGGGGAATAAATCAAATAAATATTGATGAAATAAGAGCTGGAGATATTGGTGGGACTACCAAGCTGCAGCACACTCAAACAGGGGATACACTCTGTGATCTAAAGGATCCTATCCTCTATCCTGCTATTGATTTTCCTGAACCATGTCTCTATCTGGCTGTAGAACCGATCAATAAAAGTGATGATGAGAAGATAAGTACCCTCCTACAAAAACTGACTGATGAGGATCCGACTTTTAAAGTCGAAAGAAATTATGAAACTAAACAGTTGTTGATAGGAGGACAGGGGGAGAAACATCTCCAAGTTATAACTCATAAACTACAAAATAAATTTGGAGTAAACAGTGCCACGTCTGAACCTAAGATAAGTTACAGGGAGACTATTAAGGGTATGATAGAGGTTCAGGGGAAACATAAAAAACAAACTGGTGGATCGGGTCAATATGGAGATGTACATATAAGATTTGAACCGAGTAATGAAAAATTTGAATTTGTAGATAAGGTAAAAGGTGGGACGGTTCCAAAACAGTATATACCAGCAGTAGAAAAAGGTATCGTCGAAGCAAGTCAAAAGGGAATTTTGGCAGGGTACCCATTGATTAACTTTAAAGCTACTCTTTTAGATGGTTCTTACCATTCTGTAGATTCAAATGAACTTTCTTTTAAAATGGCAGCGATGCTTGCTTACAGGCTGGGGATGCCTAAAGCTAAACCTGTAATTTTAGAACCAATAATGCAGGTAGAAGTCTTAGTACCCAATGATTATTTAGGAGATGTAATAGGTGACTTAAACAAAAGAAGAGGTAAAATACTTGGAATAATACCCCTTGGAGATCAACAGAGGATAAGTGTAGAGGCTCCTCAGAGAGAGATGCTAAAGTATACTACCGATCTGAGAGCTCTTACTCAGGCTAAGGGAGAATTTACTCTGGAATTTAAAAACTTTGAGGAACTACCAGAAAAGATCAGTGAAAAAATAATTTTACAAAATAAAGCATAAAACATAGACAAAAAAATAAAAACCTGTGAAACTGGCACTAAAAAGTGTTTTCACAGGTTTTTTTATACTCTAAAAATAAAAAGCAGGTTTAATTTAAAAGATTAAAAATCATTGTTTGATTCTAGGTGAATATATTCAAAAATTTTATCTATTAATTTCCTTCCTTTTAGAATGAATAAAAATCCAGCGAATAACCCTAATAGGTCTATAAAAATATCAAAAAAATTAGAATCTCTCCCTAAATTAAAACTTTGTAAATACTCATCTAAAAATGGAATAAAAATAGACAAAATAAGGAGTTTTTTGTCAAGTTTCGTGCCTATGACTCCCAAACAGAAATATAGTGTAAAATGTGCTATTTTTCTTATAAAATTATGAAAGAAAAAATAATTTTCAGTTTGATAAATAATGTCATGTTTTGTTATTATTCCTATCCATATGAGTATATTATCTGAAATAGTTGAAGAATCAGATTTTGATTGAGATGAGAATAAAAAAATTATAATAATAAATGAAATAAATAGTAATTTTGTGATTTTTTTCATAGTTTTCTCCTTTTAATAACTTTTAGTATATAGACACTGTATAATATTTTCGAAAAAAGCTATAAAATCCTTTTATATTGATCTTTATAAAAGGATTTTACACCTAACTAAGGTAAATAATGGAAAGAAAGATTTTAAAAGATATTTTATATGGCAGGTGACAATATGGAGATAGATTTTGTATTAATAGGTTTAAATAGTGAAAAAACAATTGAAAGTTGTGTTAAGAGTATTAAAGAAGTAAGTGAATTTTTAAACAGATATACCCTTAAATATGTAGACGGAGGATCTACAGATAATACATTAACCTTGGTAAATAAAATTGATAATTTAAAAATATTGCATTCTATGGGAGATCCGACACCGGGGAAACAGCGAAATATAGGTTTTAAAGATGGATCATTGGAATATGTTATGTTTTTAGATTCAGATACACTTTTAATGGAGGGTTTTTTAGAAAGAGCATTGGATAGTATAAAAAAATCAGAAATAGCTGCAGTTTGCGGTAGGAGGGATGAGATATATCCAAATAAGACAAAGTATAACTATATCTCTAACATTGACTGGAACCCTTCCTTTGGGGAAGTAGAAGCTTTTGGAGGAGATGTATTGATGAAAAGATCAGTGCTATCTAAACTAGGGGGATATGATGAAGTCTTGGTAGGAGGAGAAGATCCAGAATTCTCTCGACGAATTTTAAAAGATAGATATAAAATAATTCGATTAGATATACCCATGACAAAACACGACATAGATATGCATACTCTTAAACAGTATTTTAAAAGAGGATATCGTACTGGATATGGATATGCTGCAGTGAATAAAATACATCCAGAATTTTGGGGTCATGAAATTAAAAGAATTTTAATCAGGGGAGGACTTAGTTTTATGTTTTTGTCCCTCATACCCTATAACTCTATTTTTTTGGTGTTTTTATTATTAATCTTATTTCGGCCTAGATTATCACTAGTTAAATACTTTGAGGAAAATCTAAACTTAGATAAAGAGAGTGCAACGTTATATTCACTTCATGCATCGGTTATTGTAATCCCAGAATTTCTAGGACTTGTAAGGTTTTATTTAGGACAAGTCTTAAGTAGACCACTAAAAAACAAAAGGAAGTGAAAAAATGAAAATTATTATTTTATTTATTATGTTTAACCTTTTGATAGGTTGTAATAATATAAAACCAAATCAAGAGCTGGTAAATTCAGGAGAAAATATGGATTTTAAAGTAGATGCAGCTAAAGGAAGTAAATTTACTACTCCAGAGGCGGTAGAAATCCTGTCCAATGATATCTCCGATAATTACTTACTAGGACCAGGAGATGTTTTAATCCTCAATGTTTGGAATAGATCAGATGTCTCCAAAGAAGATATAATAGTAGGGCCTGATGGAATTATTAATATAATTAGGATAGGTATAATCCATGTAAATGGAAGAACTAGAGTAGACGTCCAAAATGAAATTTCTGAGAAATTAGCAAAATTTTATGTCGGACCAGAAGTAACTCTAGAGATAAAAGAATATACCAATAATCGTGCTTTTGTTCTAGGGCGGGTAAGTAAACCAGGTATAGTTAAGTTCCCAGGACAGGGGACGCTCTTAGAGGCACTTTCATTAGCAGGAGGGCTCCCTATCTTAGATGATGCTAAAGCACCATTGACACAATGTGCCATATTGAGGGGAAAAGATAAAATTATATGGATAGATTTAAAAGATCTTTTAAATAACGGGAATATGCTTTTAAATGCAAGGATTAAAAATAATGATGTTATCTTTATTCCTGAGAGTGGTGAGAGTGAATATGTATATGTCATGGGAGAAGCCAAGAAAACAGGGGTAGTAAAATTAACAAGTCAATTGACAGTTTTGGATGCTCTTATGCAGGTTGGAGGAGTAAGTAAGGATGCAAATACTAAAAAGATCTACTTAATTCGATTAGGAGTCGAGGGTCAGAGCCAGGCTAGAGAAGTTAATTTAAAAAACATGTTAGAGACGGGAGATATCAGACAAAATTATGTGTTAAACAGCAAAGATGTAATCTTTGTAAGTGAAAAAGGGATATCTAGCTGGAACTATATCATGAATAATATTATGCCGACACTTGAAGTTTTAGATCTTGGAAACAGTGTACTAAATGGAACTATTAGTTTAGATGATGTAAAAGTTAAATAATCTATCTTTATGGAGAAGCAATAAAACTAAATTTTTTATAATAAGGGGGAATAGATGAATAAAGTACTGAAGAATTCCATCATGGGAATGGGAACAAATATGATTTATTTAATAACTCGATTACTTATAACCCCTATTATACTAAGCTTTATAAGTTTAGAAGAATTTGGTCTATGGTCTATATGTTTTGTAATCATAAGTTATATTGGTTTAACAGGAAGTGGGATAGGAAATGCTTATATTACGTATACAGCTAAATTTTATGCAAATGGAAATAAGGAGAAAATTAATCAATTAATCAGTAGTGGGACTGTATTTTTAAGTGTGACCTCTATTGTCTTATATTCACTGGTTTATTTTTATATTGATCTAATTCTCTCATTTTTTAAAATAGAGAACTTAGAATTTTACAACACAGCTAAGGTCTTAATCTTAGGATCTGTTATTGCTTTTTTGATAGAACTTACTTTTGAGGGATTTGAGAATTTTTTTGAGGGAATTCAAGAGTTTGTTACAACAAGAACAATTTGGATTGCAACAAATTTTTTAGAGATTTTTTTGAGTATTATATTTTTGTTTAATGGGTTTGGAGTTAAAAGTCTTTTGTATGCTTATCTTATAAAAGCCATAGTCAAGGTAAGTTTGCACTATATCTATATGCATAAATACATCAAGCCAAAATTTATATTTAATTTTAATATACTTAAAGAAATTTTTAAATTTGCCAGCAAGATACAAATTTTAAGTATTATTGGGATTTTTATGACTACATTTAATCAATTGGTAGTGGCTAATATTTTAGGACTAAAACAGACAGGGTTATTTGAGTTAGGACGTAAATTGCCTCAAAAGGGAGCATCTATAGCTGGAGGCGCCTTTATATCTTTTATGCCTGCTGCAGCTGAAATTTTAAAAAATAACACCACTAAAAATGAAAATCATAATAATACCGATGAAAGAAGGACTAAAATTTATATAAAATTAGTGGGGTTAGGGATATATATAGGAGCTTTAACAGTCTTCTTTCATCTAATTTATACAGAAGCATATAAATTCAAGAACATAAGAATTAGTGGCTATTCATTTATTTTATTATCTGGAGTCAGCTTATTTTTTATGGCTTCAGGATTTGTTGGATTTAGAAATTATCTTTTGAAAGGTGATAGTGAACATATTGAAAATATAAAACTAAAAAAATTATATTTAAATGGGAATAGATATATATCACTTTTAACTTTTTACCTCTTTGTATTTTTAATTTTCTTTGCCCATGAAATATTATACGTTTGGATAGGAAGAAATGATTGGATGATTACAGCAACTATGATAATCTTTTCTTTTTCCATTATGACTAATTTAAATACTGGGGTAGGTAGTTCTATTATGAGAGGAGTGAATAAACCAGAATATGAGATAGAGTACGCAGTATTGAATTTTGTTTTAGCTATTTTTTGGATCATTTCTTTTACACTTTTATTTGGAATAGTAGGAGCAGCTATGGGGACAGCATTGAGTACTATAGTATCAAGCATTTATTTTATCTTAAGAATAAATAGGAATTTTAAAATAGAAATTACCGAATACTATGAAAAAACTTTGAAATACCCTCTTGTAATTTTCTTAATAGGGGGAGTATTATCTCTGTTATTATCTCTATTTAGAGTAGAAAATAGATGGATTGGTTTAGCTGTTTTAGGAAGTAAATTTTTAATTTATACTGTGGTGATTTATCTGACTCTTAAATATTACTTTAAATTAGAGGAAATAAGCCGATTAGAGAGAAAAATAAGGAAACTACTGGGAAAGGAGAAAATTTATGAAGGGGAAAAAAAATAAACCCATTGATATTATTACAACAATAACCAGATATATAAAAAGGGTCATTATAATTGGGACTGCTACTTTTTTAATCCTAAGCCCCTTAGCTTTTTTGATGAATAAATTAACTTATTTAACATCAGGAACCATAAAAATAGAACCTGTAGCTATGACAACATTATCTGGGTATGAAAATTCAATCACTAGTTATTACAAAGATTTTATCCAGACACAAATTTTTAAAATTCATAGTAAAGAAATTATTGAAAAAGCACTAAATTCCCTTCCAGAAGAAAAGAGAAAATTGTTTATAAAGGGCGAATTGCCATATAATAAAGAGTTGGAAATTATATGGAGGAGTATAGGGGTAAAAGCTGTGAGGGATTCACATCTTATTAATATAAATTTTACTTGGGAAACATCACAGGGGATGGATGAACTGGTCAATGCAATAATGAAATGTTACTTTACAAGCGTAGAAGAGGAGATTGGAAATAAGAATAATAAGAGGTTAAACTATCTAAAGACTGAACTTCAAAGGTTAGATAAGGAGATTAAAGTTGAATTTGACAAATTAAAGGATATAACCGATAAGACTAATACTTCTACATTTTCAGAGCAATTTAATCCGTATAATAGTCGGATAGCTTATTTAAATGAAGCTTATATAAGAGCATATGATGCCAAACTTCAAAGTGAAAATCGTTATTTAGAGGTTATGAATGAAATAGAAAATATAAAGGCTGTTCCTTTAACGGCTTTAATAGATGAGATGGTAGAAAAAGATCAATCTCTTTGGGATCTAGGATTTTGGACATATAAGACCTTGCAGGAGATGAGAGCTAGTCTAGATGGGATGACTTTACAAAATACAGATAGAAAATATGTAGAAGATAGAATGAAAAATATGTCTGAACATCTAGAACAACTTAGAGAAGATGTTAGGAAAAGAGCTACTAAAGTTATTACAAATAAAAGAGATTACACTTTAAAATTAAAAGAAATAGATTCTCTAAGTTTGCATCAATCTACAGCAAGGACAGAAAATCAGTTATGGGAAGATCTAACAGAGGAAAAACTTAAAGCTGCAGAAGTGTCTAAATTGATGCTTATAGGTGCAAGGATAGAAACAAATTTAAAAAATTTAAGAACAACATATGATCAAGTTACAGAAAGAATATATTACCTTACTGCAGAATCTATGGCGCCTAGTAGATTGAGCTTGGTAAAATCAGCAGACTATCCATTTGAACCATCAGGAGCTACAAAAAGTAAGTTATTAGCATTAATATTTATGGTATCTTATGGTTGGATTGGAGGGCTATGTATATTTATAGATCTTGTGGACAATAGGATAAGAAAAAGTAAGGATATTGAGAGTGCATTAGGGTTTAAATCTAATTGGCCGATTTCAGCTTTAGAGGATGGAGATTTTTTAAAAACAAGTCTAGTATATAAAAAAAGTCAGCCATATCAGGCTATGGAGTCCATAGCTGTACGGTTAAATAGAGATCATTTTTTGAATAAATCAAAAATAGTGACTTTTATTCCTACTGATTTGGGAATTGGAACTACGGAGATCATAGTAAATTTAGCAGATCTACTGTCTAAAACAATACCTAGGGTATTAGTAGTAGAGATAAAGTCTTCTGGCTGTTCCTTAGGAGAAAAATTAAAAATTACTGTAGAAGATGAAATCCCATACTACGAAAAAGAAAGAAATATTTATATCTATCCTAAGTTAGACGATGAAATAATGGAAACAACTAAAATATTAGAGATATTAAATAAGCATAGAGATGAGTTTGATTTAATTCTTATAGATAGTGAACCAATTTTAAGTTCTGGTATTACTGAATTTGCTGCTATCAATTCAGATATTGTTTATATTGTAACTCATGGAGACTACAGCCGATATAGAGACCTAAGAGCAGCAGTAGAGATAATAGAAAAACTAAAAATTGAAGCTCTTTCAGTAATTTTAAATTGGGGAAGTAAGGGTATTATAAAAAGACGAAGATAAGGGGGAATACATTGAATATATTTTATTTAACTCCTAAAATAAAAAAGATTGTAAGGTATGAAGATGATACTACTATATTAAAAAAATTAAAAAGAATATTTTTTAATGATAGAAAAGCTTCTGGAGGAATTCAGGTAATCTATGAACATGCTGATATTTTAAATGAAAATAATATTACAACTAAGGTAGTAAGTTTAGGAGGGAGATATAATAGTATCAATGCCGATTGGTTCGAGCATAAGACAACTATCTCATACTTAAAAGGAGAATTAAAAGGAATAGAAGAAGGGGATCTTATCATCTGTCCTGAGGTCATACCCCAAGAAATTTTACAGTTTAAAAAAGGAAAAAAACTTCTTTTTGTACAAAATTGGGCTTTATATAGGGAGGGAAGTGCTGAAAAATATGGATTTGATGGGATAATAACTCTAGAAGGGTATTGTACTGAGTATATGAAGGAGCGGTCAAATCTGCCTATTTTTAGTGTCTTAAATGGGCTAGACTTAGATAAATTTAGTTATACAAAAGAATTGAAAACTCCTAATACAATGCTAATTTTATATAGAAAGAATCAAAAAGATATAGATGAGTTTATTGAGAAGTTTCCAGATGATTTAAAAGATACTTTTGAATTTGAGGTTATATATGAACACTTAGAAAAAGATGAGTTGATAAAAAGATATGAAAAAAATGATATCTACCTGTCTTTTGGTTACCCAGAGGGATTTGCATTACCTCCCTTGGAAGCTATGGGGTGTGGATGTGTAGTCATAGGTTTTACAGGCCGTGGGGGAGATATTCATATGATACACAATAAGACTGCTCTTACAAGCATGGATGGAGATGTAGAAAGCTTGTATACCCATCTTTATAGATTAAAAAATGAACCTAGACTCAAAGAAGAATTGAGATTTAATGGGACAGAGAAGATAAAAGAGTTCAGTAAACAAAATATGGAAAGCAGTGTACTGAAATTATTTAAGGAGGTAGAAGATGTACTATAACTATTTAATTCAACTACCTGTTATGATAAAGGAAGATAAAATCTATATGGGGAAACTACCTGCGATAGATATAAACCTTCATATAGATCTATTGCCTAAAGGTGTAAAATTAAGGTTGATAGCTCCTTTAGTTTTAGATTTAAACGAAGATTATATTTCATTAAACGAGAATATGGAGTTTATCCCCCTTGAATATGAAAATTCATTTAGAGAGGGCCTTAGAGTCTATCGAAAGAATAAAAAAATAATTAACAACGCTCTCTTAGAGGGAGGAGTGCTTCATACTGGAGGAGGAGGATATCCATATATGATCTCCTCTTGTTACACAGGAATTAGAGATTCTCAAAAATATGATATAAAGAAATTATTTATAATGGATTGTGATCTTGTAGGGAAATTAAAAGCAGATCAAGTAGATAGGAGTAAAAATATTTTAAAAAAAATATTTTGGACAGGGTTTATGCATTATTCTAAACACTTATATGAAAAGAGCATAGGAATCGGAGACACTGCCTTTATGTTAGGGGAAGGTGTTTACCAAAAATACTCTAAATTTAGTAAAAATCCATTTAAAATTTACCAACCTATTGTAGGGGAAGATCAAATAATTGAGGAATCAGCTTTGGAGAAAAAGTTGAATTCTATAGATGAAGATTTCGATAAAATCAAATTTTTTTATATAGGCAGGCTAGCCTATGAAAAGGGGTTAGATACATTAATAAATGGATTCATAGGGATTTCTAAAGAAAAATATGAAATTAATATAATTGGTGATGGAGATGAGATGGATAGGTTAAAAAAGTTAGCTGAAGACCTGGATATCGATGTTAAATTTTGGGGATGGGTACCTTGGGGTGAACAGCTATTTTCTATTATTTCAAAACAGCATATAATAATAATACCACATAGAACAGAAGAGATGACTCGTACAGTATTTGATAGTATGGCCCAAGGTGTCGGTTTTATAACAACAAAAACTATTGCACTATGTGATGTAATTACTAAAGTAAAAAATGGGATAACATTTGATATCGATGATACAAATGAACTAAATAAACATATTAAAAGGGTAATAGAAGATACAGATTTGATAAAAAAATGGTCTATGAATTCTTTTAATTATATAAAAACACATAATAATAGGAGTTATATTATTGAAAGGATTAAGAAATTAGAAAAAGATGGTTTTTTTAAAATATAATTTAAAGGAATGATGATTATGAAGGCATTAGCACTTTTTCCATTGATTATAAATATAATAGTTTTGATGACAAAGGGTGAAAAAGCTGCTTTTAAAGTAGTTTTATTTTGCCTTTTTGCAATACCTAGCTATTATTATTTTCCCACTCCAGGTCTTCCAGATTTTAATTTTTTTCACTTTTCATTGTTCCCACTATTTGGTTGGTGGGTCATGAATAGAGCGAGTGAGTTTAAAATTGAATTTTTAGATATTTTGGTTTTTCTCTATGTTTTAATCTCTATTATGAGTGAATTTACTACAATGGGGTTTGCTGATGGGAGAAA
This sequence is a window from Psychrilyobacter atlanticus DSM 19335. Protein-coding genes within it:
- a CDS encoding VanZ family protein — protein: MKKITKLLFISFIIIIFLFSSQSKSDSSTISDNILIWIGIITKHDIIYQTENYFFFHNFIRKIAHFTLYFCLGVIGTKLDKKLLILSIFIPFLDEYLQSFNLGRDSNFFDIFIDLLGLFAGFLFILKGRKLIDKIFEYIHLESNNDF
- a CDS encoding SLBB domain-containing protein, with translation MKIIILFIMFNLLIGCNNIKPNQELVNSGENMDFKVDAAKGSKFTTPEAVEILSNDISDNYLLGPGDVLILNVWNRSDVSKEDIIVGPDGIINIIRIGIIHVNGRTRVDVQNEISEKLAKFYVGPEVTLEIKEYTNNRAFVLGRVSKPGIVKFPGQGTLLEALSLAGGLPILDDAKAPLTQCAILRGKDKIIWIDLKDLLNNGNMLLNARIKNNDVIFIPESGESEYVYVMGEAKKTGVVKLTSQLTVLDALMQVGGVSKDANTKKIYLIRLGVEGQSQAREVNLKNMLETGDIRQNYVLNSKDVIFVSEKGISSWNYIMNNIMPTLEVLDLGNSVLNGTISLDDVKVK
- a CDS encoding SH3 domain-containing protein, which gives rise to MKKLYIILIIIASLYGCSAKEVVLPVEIKLTVIENTETEESIPVELKTLPLYQKKIEYTGELPPVDYLFTNSKVNIRSEASINGRILGRTKVKEKIEVLGRVNGDRIRNNRLWYKVRYKNYSGYLHSSVIVKREFRFEEMAKRARNLDLFIAEAEVNNWSTERIIQYAPGSSEEEGTPVDEYGNRGEQSIIGIYTNPSGKNSLRHLSDGRIIAIKGKVQGKDLIRIPDSMRKYRIESGNTRKINLDKGINRIIVIDLKNQNQGIFLKEDDVWQLISYSLITSGINNNRDSYETPKGYFLVGNTVRQVIFPYEEKVKKEDLGEGVVENITEEGLNEDDYEVVKKYSRANYGIRFSGGGYIHGIPLKDDIVEELGNEKAVKERKERAIITLGTYKRSHKCVRSPEEHESFLYHDFVGYDPKYEGKWWRIPRQNVAVIVF
- a CDS encoding site-specific integrase, which codes for MSVYKDKIRNSWYVEIRYKTYNNEHKKKKKRGFKTKKEAKEWEIKFISQEKETSSMLGFKQLAEIYLEDIEVRVKASTFARKKRVFNGKLIPYFKDKLIQDITPAAIKKWQNHELKNEYTKSYFKTLQKELSAIFNYAVKFYGVKENPVRVTGGVQESPLLKDKKATNIITPEIYKRFIREIKTFDNSEISLIFSLLYYTGCRIGEVLALNRKDINFNDGSIKINKTYSKIDKKGYITKPKTKSSVRVIKVPDFLMDDLKVYIDTLYDKEIKRIFQVSRTNLHRRKNLTIKKLKLKQFSLHDFRHSHASILFQSGVNIVKISKRLGHESIKMTLDTYSHLVDTDEDKVLEVLNKLNNI
- the fusA gene encoding elongation factor G; the protein is MKNYDIDKIRNIIFLGHGGSGKTTITEALLNVAGVTNRMGNIEEGNTISDFEKEEIHRGFSINTSVIPIEYCGNKYNILDTPGHFDFKGEVSAALRVAGGAVLVVDATSGIEVGTEKANKVLEEKKIPRVIFINKMDKGFIQYTKILEELKDTFGKKIAPFCVPIGEKESFEGFVNVVDLKGRKFDGKACVDSEIPEGMQISSIREMLVEAVAESNEELMEKFFNGEEFTEEEIHTGLHAGIVNGDIIPVLVGSAVNSIGIHTLFDTFLNYMPTPNEMQDGERVGEDPKTSELKIKKVAVDDTFSAIVFKTIVDPFVGRISLFKVNSGVLKTDMEIFNTNKNKKEKISNLFFLRGINQINIDEIRAGDIGGTTKLQHTQTGDTLCDLKDPILYPAIDFPEPCLYLAVEPINKSDDEKISTLLQKLTDEDPTFKVERNYETKQLLIGGQGEKHLQVITHKLQNKFGVNSATSEPKISYRETIKGMIEVQGKHKKQTGGSGQYGDVHIRFEPSNEKFEFVDKVKGGTVPKQYIPAVEKGIVEASQKGILAGYPLINFKATLLDGSYHSVDSNELSFKMAAMLAYRLGMPKAKPVILEPIMQVEVLVPNDYLGDVIGDLNKRRGKILGIIPLGDQQRISVEAPQREMLKYTTDLRALTQAKGEFTLEFKNFEELPEKISEKIILQNKA
- a CDS encoding glycosyltransferase, with the translated sequence MAGDNMEIDFVLIGLNSEKTIESCVKSIKEVSEFLNRYTLKYVDGGSTDNTLTLVNKIDNLKILHSMGDPTPGKQRNIGFKDGSLEYVMFLDSDTLLMEGFLERALDSIKKSEIAAVCGRRDEIYPNKTKYNYISNIDWNPSFGEVEAFGGDVLMKRSVLSKLGGYDEVLVGGEDPEFSRRILKDRYKIIRLDIPMTKHDIDMHTLKQYFKRGYRTGYGYAAVNKIHPEFWGHEIKRILIRGGLSFMFLSLIPYNSIFLVFLLLILFRPRLSLVKYFEENLNLDKESATLYSLHASVIVIPEFLGLVRFYLGQVLSRPLKNKRK